The stretch of DNA CCCAGCAAACATCGCACTGATGTTGGGCAATGTTCACGAAATTGCATAGCTGGTTTATGTGTTGTTAGAGGCCAAATAAGAGTCTAGTTTGACATCGTGAACAGAAAAGTTATGTTGAGAACACTGATGCACAGAAACCAACTTCAGGTATTGGATCACAGATCATGCGTCGAAAATGAAGCATGAGATCAACCTGATCGAATTACTTTCAGTCGGCGTCAGTAGCAAGGAGACATCACACAGATGGGCACACAGAAGCCGGATCAAATCCTAAGCAACCTCACTCAGCACACGAATAGATACAGCAACTGGACAAGCAAAGATTTCTGACATTACCATCCCAACTGCCAAGAAATATCTCTAGCTCTCTTCTCATCAAAATAGGGGGTTGGATTACACCGCACTATCATGCATCACAACGAGACAAGATCCACCGCCCGGGAAAGATCCCGGGATCGGTCTCATATCGGATCCAAACGAAATACAGGGGGTGGCAGAGAGAAAGAAGAGATCCGCGGAGGGCGGGAGCCGATCTAGGCGGAGGAGGCGACGGAGGGGAGGATCCGGGACCCGACGAGGTAGGCGAGGAAGCCGGCGAAGGCGAGCAGGAAGGCGTAGTCCACCGCCACGAACAGCGCCGCGGACCCGTGCCTCCTCTTCCCCGCCGCTCCGGCGCCGGGCTTCTTGGCCGCCTCCATCTTGCTCTGCCCACACCACTCTCCTTTGACTCCGGCGACCTGGTGCGGTGGCTCGCCTTGCTTCGGCCCTCGTTCCTGCTGTTGGGGTTGGGCTGTTGGGACTTGGGGTTCCGCCTCCATCCTGTCGGATCTTTGGTGGCGTGGAGCCTTGAGTCGGTCCATCCGAATATGTAATCGACAGGTTGCGCAAGATACAAAAAGCGCCTGTGGCCTAATGGATAAGGCGTCTGACTTCTAATCAGACGATTGTGGGTTCGAGTCCCACCAGGCGTGCAATTTATATTTTGTTTGCCCTCCACAACCGTGTGACCTTTCCTATATATTTTCCTCTCTTTTTTGCCCCCCACCCCCCCTTCTTTATACTTACCTACTGTACCAAACCCTTATTTTTTAAGTCAATGGGACACACGGGGGAGTAGTTCACTTCATCTTTTTATATATCgaaattcaaaaataaaaagaATATTGACCGGCAAAAAAATTAAAATGGACATGTATCTTGAACAAGAGGGAGTAGTACATCAGTAAATTGATGTCTGGACTCCTCAGTGATCTGTCGTAATGGTTGGACACTGCTGCTGTGGGAGCAGCTACTGCTTGCTATCTAGCTTGCATGCATCCTAACGTTCAAGACATTTCTGGGAAAATACTTGGAAGATAGGCGGCTATGTAATCAAACCAGAACTTAGCACTGCGACGAAGTTACAAATCTGAGGCCGGCAATGGACACTGTGAATCATGCCATCTAAACGACATTAATTTGGTGAAGGCAACAATGACACCCGTGAGTAGAATGGAACGTACGGGGAAAACCGGCGATCATATTTATCGGGCACTTGTTCTTCCAAGCTGCAAGTAGCGTGCATCACCCCGTGCTTCATGTCGTAGGACACCAGCCTTTTCCCGCGACCCGGCCACTCTCTGTTCCCGGTTCCACGGCGAGTTCGTCCGTCAGAAAAGATCCACCATGCTCAACCTCTGCTTCAAGACCCACTCCTTACGGTCATCGCGAACGTAGATCGCAAGGGCATCGCCAGGGTAGTCATGATGCACGAAGAGCAACCGCCCCTGCGATTGGGCGACTCTACCGCACTCATCGTCGTCGACACCGCGCGGCGCAGGGGTGACCTTCCATGACTGGCCCTTGACGTCCACGGACACGACACTATAGGAAAACagcaaacttccgacggctaaaATAAACTTTCGACGGCCCCGTCGGAAGATACTCCACTTACGACGGCCGAAGAgacagccgtcggaagttatttAACATCCGACGGCCGAAGAGAGAGCTGTCGAAAGTTGAGCGGCCCGCCGTTACCCCCCCGGTCGGGCTTGCGTTATCCCGATTCTATCCGTTTTCTTCCCCAAATTTCACGATCtcccgccacgccgccgccggccccagctcgccccgcccgccgcgccgccgcccgtccccgccgccgcctggctGTGCCGCCCGTCCCCACCGCCGCCCGACCGCGCCGCCTctgcccccggccgcgccgccgcctctgcccccgggccacgccgccgcctctgcccctgggccgcgccgcccggcccgccgccgcccgaaccCCCGCCGTCCAGATTAGTGCagcaccgtcggaagttaaataaaatattatatttGGTATGCATATTATAGTGATTAAACACTAATCGTTTAAGTTTAGTAACTAAAGCTTTATAATTATGatatatctaatttaaaactaatCGCTCAAGATAACTATATTCTAACTTTGCAATTATTTAACTTAAAGTATGGGTGAGGATCGACGATGGATGTACGAAGGTTGGCCTAATTTGTCAGATAAATGGATAGCTAATACGGaggaatttgttaagcgtgctTTTGCTATGTCAAAGAATGGAAATGATGTGAGATGCCCATGTAGCCGTTGTCGTATTTGTTATTGTCAGACTAGGAAAGTTTTGTCCTCACATCTAATAAAGTATGGTTTCATACCTAACTATGAGGTGTGGGTGTATCACGGTGAAGCTTTATCTCCTCAGAATGCACCAGAAGTCCCAGTACCATTAGAAGTGGCGACATCACCACAAGTTCTAAGTAATGATAATGGAGAGTACGATAGAATGGATGAGATGCTTCGTGATTTAGGGGAAGATATGGAGCTCCCATCCGAGACTGAGGATCCACCTATGTCGGAGGCTAAAAAAAATTTCGAGCTCCTTAAAGCTTCAGAAGAGCCGTTGCACGAGCACACAAAAGTGACTCTCCTTACTTTCGTGACTCGACTCATGGCTATTAAGTCCAAATTCACATTATCTCACAATTGTTACAATATGAATGAATTGTGTATGTCCTTGATTATGAACCTATGAAGtttatgtatgtggatatatgaATTGTGTATTTGCGTGCAATTTCTGATTGTGAATTATAATTGTggatgaaatttgattatatacaATGTTTGTGGTTGGTTTTGGGGTTTCAAGTTGTGCTGTTAGTGTGGGGaagcttaacttccgacggtttttgggcagccgtcggaagtttgatgggcttaacttccgacggtcaaaccgtcggaagttaagagaCGACCGTCAATCGCCGTTTGCtggctaacttccgacggttttaacgggccgtcggaagttactaaACTTCGGATGGTTTTGGTGTTAAGCCGTCGTTGAAAATTTCCGACGACTGAGGCCCGACGAgaaaacttccgacggcttagctctaaaccgtcggaagtttaaGTTTatctaacttccgacggtttagcggCAACTCCCTCGGAAGTTACCAGTTTTCCTGTAGTGCGACGGAGACCGCGTTGTAGATGGTGGCCAGGTGCAGGACGCCGTTCAGTTAGGTCGCCGTTTGGCGGGCGAAGAAGATGCTGCAGCGGCCGCTCCACCTGCTCCGGTGCAGAGCCCATCTGCCGGTGCCGGAGGAGTAGATGTCCACGGCCTCGACGAAGCCGTAGCACGGGTCCTCCTGCTCCACCAGCTGGAACACGAGGAAGTGCGGGGAGACGGCCGGGTCGAACCCCAGCGCGGCGTAGGTGGTGTTGTGCCAGGCTCTGAACTCCCCCGGGGCTTGGctcggcggcggcagggcgaCCCAGTCCGCGGTGGCTGCACACGACGTAGAAGCAGCTGGCCTGAGCTGGCCCAGCTGGTGGTGACCCGCGCGAGGAGGGCGGCGTCGGCGAGCAGCagcgcaggaggaggagcccgTTGCAGGAGTCGAGCAGCTCCATCTCGCCGCGGCTCGAGGGCAGGAAGGAGAGAGCCGTCTCGACCGTGgacaggccgccgccgccgtctgccgcCCCAGGAGAAGAGAGGCCGCAGAAGCGCCAGGGCGGGCCCTCGAGGGCGGCGGGATGGAAGAAGAAGCCGGACAGGGTCTGCGCGAACCTAGAGCGGTTGGCGGGGTCGGAGATGAGGCCGCGCCAGGACCGGGAGACGGACTTGAAGCGGCGGAGGGACTTGGCCGGCAGCCGTGCGAGGATCTCGAGTACGAGCTCGTCCGGGAGGTAGGCTGCCGGCGACGGCGGAGACGggctcctgtcgccgccgccgccgtccatggCAAAGGTAGTGTTGTGTGGTCGCCGATGCAGAAACGAGAGATTCTCGATTGGGTTGGAGCTCAAGTGGATTGATGATGTGCCGCTCCGATCCGTAGCAAACTATAGGGCGCTGGAATTTGTTGTATCGCTGCTAGAAGATGGAACCGACTCCAGCTCGTAAACTACTGATCGAACCCGTGCGGCGGAATCAACTGCTTTGCTCACCTATAATAATCCTGAATACGTTTGGATGATGGAACCGCGCGCACATACCACAAATCTCTCTTGAATCGGCCGGCAAGCAAAGCAAAGCCAATATCACAAACAACATACGCGAAAATCAATCAAGCCAGCGACTGTTTATTTGGAATGCCAACTTAAATGGCTTCATTTAATTTGTAAGAGCAATATGCATGCTTGATCTATCTGAAGACAAAATTACGTGGCATTTATATCTACTGATGATTGTATATGGAGATTCAGTTAATCTTACAAGCTCTGATCCTTGTAGAGAAATCGATGCCAAATTTGAGCTTTGTACGGGCAGTCCTAATGGGCCGAGTAGGATAGTTTTATAGCATCAATGAAGCTGACACGTAAGCAATTTGATGACATGGCGAGGTAGTTAAcgaagaaagagaaggaaacTGTTTCTCACATGTTTCCTATATGAGAAACGATTTCTACATGCGCTACGAAGCACAAAGAAACTGTTGCTTCCGCGTTGGGAGCGGGCACCAAtttccatccgtggagcccacGCGCCTACCGTCGTCACCGCTCGCCGCGCTGCCTCGGGGGCAGATACAGTCCTACCGTGCCCCTCACAggagctcgccgccgtcgaGACCGCCGGCTTGCTCAGCGGGTGAGCTTGCTTTTGTGTTCCTTTTTTGTCTCTTCAGAAAGCCGTCAATGGAGAAGCTTATCTTGCAGCCAGCGAAGAGAAGATTCAGGCTGTCATAAGTTTGATTTGCAGATTGCTGACTTCAAATTAGTTGTTGGTGAGTTCATGCCAACGAGGCTGATTTGGGTGGGGAGAAGTTCGATTCAGCATGGGAAACTTCGATTTTGTGCCCCTTCCGTACAGCCGCCGCGCTCGAGGACGCCGGCCTCGGCCTCAAGCTCCTCCCATGGCTTAGGATGGGAAGAGAGAAGACGATGGGAGAGAAAACGAAGAAGATTTGTTGAAAGTTACTGTGGGGGTCCATGTATAAAAATTATGCGCTGTGTGATGCGGTTTCTAGATGAAGTTTCTTGCTTAGCTGGCTGCTATGGAAATTAGTTCGTAGTTTCAGCGTTGGGACTGCCCTACGTGCTGAAGGTTTTGAAGCATTTATTTCTAGTTGTTGCTAATAATGCCCCTAATAAGTACAACGGAGCATACGGTAAAAACAGGCAATGCATATCAAAATATTCTCCATGCACGCACAAGTTTAAGCACTTCTTTCGTCCAAGAGTACAGATAACATGCGATAGATATGGCACTGATAGGTAAACACAAATGCGATGAGGCATCTTCTTGTtactgttgttgttgctgctgctgctattcTTTTGGCAAATAAAGACGAAGAGACACATGTATTAGGCCAGGGAGGAACACAGCGCTACTGGTAGTAGCAGAGCTAGAATCTCAAAGGGGCCAGCATGCAATGCAACAAATTTTCCCAATTATAACTCAAAATACAAACAAAggcatcgatcgatcgatcgatccaaCGAACCCGGCCCGGCCGACGCAGGCCACGCAGGCAGCGGCCTGATCGATTATATATATTCCTCGATCTGGCAATCGTTGTAGCACTGGCAGCAGCGTGGCTCGCATTTCTTGCACCTGAAACCCATCGACTGGCAAAACGCGAGGCTGCAGATTAATTCGTTGCACCAAGTAACAGCTGTGAGGGTATAGGCTGGCATGTCCCCAACCTCTGCAGGCGCAAAACAGAAACAGCGAGCAGGCACCGTACGTATGTATGTACCATTAATTAGTTATGCTTGATTACGTGCATGCACAAACCTGTGGCCACAAGCAGCACGAGGAGGAGGATGGCACATGAAGAAATCTTGCGTTGGAGCTCCAATATCCGGATGGATGGATTATTGGTTTCTTGATGTCAAGATTATCGATGTATGTATATGTGTATGTATGTATGAGACTAAACAACGGGGTTGCTGCCTTATAAAGGCAAACGAAATATAGAGTAAAATGAACTGCCGGTTCTCGAACTTGGCTCGAGATGTCATTTCGGTCCCCaaactttcaaaatgcacaTTCAGATCCCTAAACCTGCTAATCATATCACGGAAGGTCCAAATCTTAAGCTAAACCAAAAATTATATAATTTtttcaaataaaaaattatatacgTACAAAATTAATTCATATAGAAATCTATCTAAAAATATTGTAAAATAAGAAACTCATATGATCAAATTtgtaaaaaaatagaaaataaaaatGATATAGTTTGGAGGAAATATTGGAAAAGAAAATATTCGgcataaatttttgaaataaTACTTTTTTAAAAGTAGAATATATAAGAGTTGAAGTTGAGTAgaaaaatttaaaaataaaatttggacCCTCATGTAAGCTCCACATAAGTTGAACACTTCCACTTTATAACTTAAAAATGATAATATGGATTTCACATGATATGAATGTGCATTTTAAAAGTTTGGAGACCGAGATGACATATTGAGCCAAGTTTGAGGACCGGCGATGCATTTTACTCCGAAATATATATAGTACAATTCAAATATTTGACTTATAAGTACCATATGCGAGTAATAAATATAATATCTGATAATAAAGAAAGGAGAGCGTGATGTATGTGTGAAATAAACCAAAAAAAGATTGTAGGCATCCGAGACCAGCAAAATCAAAGTCCGAAGCAAATTAAATTGTAGGTATTGTTGGATACTCATTTTTGTATATAAGAACAGACGATAAAAAAAGATAACACGCCCAAGGAACTAAATATAAGCTATTGCAATCTTCATGGGCACTCACTAATCCAGTACTATATCTAGTCACACGGTCCTCGCTAACTTTAATTAAGATCTGCGTCATTATGGAAGCCACGGCACCTTTAGTGATTTATATGTTTGCTTGCCGGCATGTAATATCTCCTTTCATACCTGAATCTTAAGATAACTAAGACATACTCCTTCGTCCCATAAAAAGTACAATTATACATTTGACGAAGAGTGCAGTTCTAAAAATTGGATCTCAACTAGCTGCCTAATTATATGATCAGATTTGATATACACACTAAAATTAAATACATGTGGCCAACAAATAAGGGTATAAAAGTCTTTTCACACTACTATTAATTCGTCTAAAAAAACTAGAATTGCATTCTTCAGGCTACGGGGAGTATTTGGTTTAGACCCACCTAGCTAATACAAATGTATTAGCTGCCTAGCTGCAATTATCTGTGGACTAACTTATATTACTAGGAGGAGTTTAGCTGCGTATTAGCTAACCTATCAATTAGTCAGTGGTCCAATTGTAATCTTGGATTATGACATGGTACGCCTTTTTATTTGTTCCAGGGACCACTCCTGCGCGTAAGCATAGCAGATAGGACCAAAAGATCTAAACGTTTAACAGGATTCGTTTTGGGTTGGCATTGGCAAGAACAGGCACGCAATCCTGAATACTTAAGCTTTATTTACATGCAGAACCACATCAATGATCACCTGACATAACCTCGACTGTCAGGCAGAGTGACTCAAAAAAGGATCACTGTTCCTTTGCTACTCTGCGACAGGCTAAATTAGAGAGGCCAAACTGAAACCTAAGACTACTTACGCTCGACGACTTGGACAGACCCAGTGCGCTCCT from Panicum hallii strain FIL2 chromosome 3, PHallii_v3.1, whole genome shotgun sequence encodes:
- the LOC112885759 gene encoding uncharacterized protein LOC112885759 — protein: MEAEPQVPTAQPQQQERGPKQGEPPHQVAGVKGEWCGQSKMEAAKKPGAGAAGKRRHGSAALFVAVDYAFLLAFAGFLAYLVGSRILPSVASSA
- the LOC112884448 gene encoding F-box protein At5g07610-like, producing the protein MDGGGGDRSPSPPSPAAYLPDELVLEILARLPAKSLRRFKSVSRSWRGLISDPANRSRFAQTLSGFFFHPAALEGPPWRFCGLSSPGAADGGGGLSTVETALSFLPSSRGEMELLDSCNGLLLLRCCSPTPPSSPTADWVALPPPSQAPGEFRAWHNTTYAALGFDPAVSPHFLVFQLVEQEDPCYGFVEAVDIYSSGTGRWALHRSRWSGRCSIFFARQTAT